In one window of Brassica rapa cultivar Chiifu-401-42 chromosome A07, CAAS_Brap_v3.01, whole genome shotgun sequence DNA:
- the LOC103829585 gene encoding uncharacterized protein LOC103829585 yields MGFGVGGGSRMLDLRMVQSHKRSKSASFPEKKRAEGDQPSSNTSFEASQRIKLDMGRSNESAKDKPNQYHSITETSLKQEIDQLETRLQDQFKVRCAFEKALGYPTASSYMLSESNDIPMPKQAIDLIKDIAVLEMEVIHLEQYLLSLYRKAFDQQISSASPNSEKEKPKPPPVTTPRRRLGFSEEHDPLLDDDDQNRPKETEMESSFHRSHSQRSSFESRKASLEDSWSKATTRSCHSQPLYAQKGENLISLAEHLGTRISDHVPETPNKLSEGMVKCMSEIYCKLAEPAPSVLLHEGLSSPNSSLSSRSAFSPSDQYDTSSPGLGNNSSSFDVRLDNSFHAQGEKEDFSGPYSNMVEVLCIYRDAKKANEVEDLLQNFKSLISRLEEVDPSKLKHEEKLAFWINVHNALVMHAYLAYGIPQNNVKRVLLLLKAAYNVGGHTVSAEAIQSSILGCKMSHPGQWIRLLFASKKFKAGDERLAFAIDHPEPLLHFALASGSHSDPPVRVYTPKKIQQELETSKEDYIRMNLSLRNQKVQLPKLVETFAKESGLCSAGLREMVNRSIPESSRKCFKRCQSGSGKSRKAIDWIPHSFTFRYLIFREAAK; encoded by the exons atgggaTTTGGAGTTGGTGGAGGTAGTAGAATGTTGGATTTGAGGATGGTTCAAAGCCACAAGCGTTCAAAAAG TGCCAGCTTTCCAGAAAAGAAAAGAGCTGAGGGAGATCAACCTTCTTCGAATACTTCTTTTGAAGCCTCTCAACGCATCAAGCTG GACATGGGTCGTTCAAATGAATCAGCCAAAGACAAGCCTAATCAGTATCACTCAATCACCGAAACTTCATTGAAGCAAGAG ATTGACCAGCTCGAGACAAGACTACAAGATCAGTTTAAGGTTCGTTGTGCATTTGAAAAGGCATTAGGTTATCCAACAGCTTCTTCGTATATGTTGTCGGAATCAAACGACATTCCTATGCCCAAG CAAGCTATTGATTTGATCAAAGACATTGCGGTTCTGGAGATGGAAGTTATACATTTGGAACAGTATCTTCTTTCATTATATCGAAAAGCCTTTGACCAGCAAATCTCTTCTGCATCCCCAAATTCAGAGAAGGAGAAGCCAAAGCCTCCTCCTGTGACAACCCCTAGAAGGCGTTTAGGCTTTTCTGAAGAACATGATCCCCtgcttgatgatgatgatcaaaatCGACCAAAGGAAACCGAAATGGAATCCAGTTTTCACCGTAGCCACTCGCAGCGTTCATCATTCGAGAGTAGAAAAGCTTCTCTAGAAGATTCTTGGAGTAAAGCCACCACCCGCTCTTGCCACTCCCAGCCGCTGTATGCGCAGAAGGGAGAGAATCTAATCAGTCTAGCTGAACATCTCGGCACTCGAATCTCAGATCATGTTCCAGAGACGCCCAACAAGTTGTCTGAAGGGATGGTCAAGTGTATGTCAGAGATATACTGCAAGCTCGCAGAGCCAGCACCTTCTGTACTACTACATGAAGGACTTTCATCGCCAAACTCGTCTTTATCATCAAGGAGTGCATTCTCGCCCTCTGACCAATACGATACATCGAGCCCTGGATTGGGAAACAACTCCTCCTCGTTCGATGTGCGTTTAGACAACTCTTTCCATGCACAAGGAGAAAAGGAAGACTTCAGTGGACCTTACAGCAACATGGTTGAAGTGCTTTGCATTTACAGAGACGCCAAAAAGGCCAATGAGGTCGAAGATCttcttcaaaacttcaa GTCGCTTATCAGTAGGTTAGAGGAAGTCGATCCAAGTAAGTTGAAGCATGAGGAGAAGCTGGCGTTCTGGATAAATGTGCACAATGCACTTGTGATGCAT GCCTATTTAGCATATGGGATTCCACAGAACAATGTGAAGAGAGTGCTTCTGCTACTCAAG GCTGCATATAACGTTGGTGGACACACGGTTAGCGCGGAAGCAATACAAAGCTCAATTCTTGGTTGCAAAATGTCTCATCCTGGACAG TGGATTAGATTGCTATTTGCTTCAAAGAAGTTCAAAGCAGGAGATGAAAGATTAGCTTTCGCAATCGATCATCCAGAACCTCTCCTACATTTTGCACTTGCTTCAGGCAGCCACTCCGATCCCCCG gTTCGTGTATATACACCAAAGAAGATCCAGCAAGAGCTAGAAACGTCGAAAGAAGACTACATAAGAATGAACCTAAGCTTACGCAATCAGAAAGTTCAACTGCCAAAGCTTGTGGAGACGTTTGCGAAAGAGTCCGGTTTATGTTCGGCGGGTTTGAGGGAGATGGTTAACCGGAGTATACCGGAATCTTCGAGAAAATGTTTTAAGAGGTGTCAATCTGGTAGTGGTAAATCACGCAAGGCCATTGACTGGATCCCTCACAGCTTTACATTCAGATATCTTATTTTTAGAGAAGCTGCCAAATGA